The Flavobacterium psychrophilum genome includes a region encoding these proteins:
- a CDS encoding ribosomal protein L11 methyltransferase codes for MSNIYIGYHFTVEPRELGSEILIAELGETPFESFIETENGFSAYVQKEFWTEDILNDIQIFESPEFKIEYTFEEIEQVNWNEEWEKNFEPIDVDNTCRVRAPFHEKKDVTYDIVIEPKMSFGTGHHETTFMMIQHLLETDVENKKTLDMGCGTAILAILAEMKGAQPIDAIDIDNWCYLNSIENAERNNCKHISVYEGDAALLKGKSYDVIIANINRNILLNDMQQYVDCLNKDGILLLSGFYEEDIPFIDASCTEKGLTFVKKFSRNNWVSLKYVN; via the coding sequence ATGTCTAATATTTATATAGGATACCATTTTACAGTGGAACCGAGGGAGTTAGGTTCTGAAATACTTATTGCTGAATTGGGAGAGACTCCATTTGAAAGCTTCATTGAAACCGAAAATGGCTTCTCGGCCTATGTTCAGAAGGAATTCTGGACAGAGGACATATTGAATGACATTCAGATTTTTGAGTCGCCGGAATTTAAAATTGAATATACATTTGAAGAAATCGAACAGGTAAACTGGAACGAGGAATGGGAAAAAAACTTTGAACCTATAGATGTAGACAATACCTGTCGTGTACGTGCTCCTTTTCATGAAAAGAAAGATGTAACTTATGATATTGTCATAGAGCCAAAAATGAGTTTTGGAACTGGACATCACGAAACAACTTTCATGATGATTCAGCACCTGCTGGAAACAGATGTTGAGAATAAGAAAACACTGGATATGGGGTGCGGTACTGCTATTTTGGCTATCCTTGCCGAAATGAAAGGAGCACAACCAATCGATGCTATTGACATTGACAACTGGTGCTACCTTAACTCAATAGAAAATGCTGAGCGCAATAACTGTAAACATATCTCTGTTTACGAAGGTGATGCCGCTTTACTTAAAGGCAAAAGCTATGACGTTATTATTGCCAACATAAACCGTAACATTTTATTAAACGATATGCAACAGTATGTAGACTGCCTTAATAAGGACGGGATTCTATTATTGAGCGGTTTCTATGAAGAAGATATTCCGTTTATAGATGCTTCGTGTACTGAAAAAGGGCTTACCTTTGTAAAAAAATTTAGCAGGAACAATTGGGTTTCGCTAAAATATGTAAATTAG
- a CDS encoding Clp protease ClpS, protein MSTQEEVLEEVLVEEGVSFNNEIVLYNDEVNTFDHVIDTLIRVCRHTAEQAEQCSLIVHYNGKCTVKTGEYKELKSQCTQLLEAGLSAEII, encoded by the coding sequence ATGAGTACCCAGGAAGAAGTATTAGAAGAAGTATTAGTTGAAGAAGGCGTTTCCTTTAACAACGAAATAGTATTGTATAATGATGAAGTGAATACTTTTGATCACGTTATTGACACTCTTATACGTGTTTGCCGCCATACTGCAGAACAGGCAGAACAATGTTCTTTAATTGTTCATTATAATGGCAAATGCACTGTAAAAACAGGAGAATATAAGGAGCTTAAGTCTCAATGCACACAATTGCTTGAAGCCGGTTTAAGTGCCGAGATCATATAA
- a CDS encoding LuxR family transcriptional regulator, whose amino-acid sequence MKKLLFICTLLATLAVNAQELPPIIKFSSGNYNAGNQNWMISQDNSRFMYFANNEGLLEYNGMSWTLYPSPNETIVRSVKVINKRIYTGCYMEFGYWDRQSNGLLKYFSLSKAVKNKILDDEQFWNIAQYDRWIIFQSLSQIFVYDTKAKSYNIIKPQSGVNKVFTVSNRILYQTFGTGLYEIENGRSRLVSAHPVIISNKIVNIYERNEGLLLQTQFNGFFDYNDSGITKWNTEADAELINSSIYSGQMLSDGSLALGSVSNGVFILDTNGRTKHHITQNKGLSNNTALSLYEDKDKNLWIGLDNGINCINLQSAVKSFVDDTGFLGTVYTSIHHNGLLYIGTNQGLFYKTYASNEDFKFVAGTKGQVWSLYTYKGTLFCGHDSGTYTINGSSSQHIFNASGTWKFERHPSNPDMLLQGNYHGISVLENTGGTWQFKNWIKGFDYSSRYFETMGRNDIYVSHEYKGVFRIVTDNNYTKAVNFIAYKSPTKGKNASLGKFNNNIYYASKDGFYKVNQKTKAFEKQPQLSREFLKDDYTSGKLATDNSERLWFFTKNYINYFSAGKLNSELKHNIIPIPSSLTNSMLGYENITQITPSIYLVGTTDGYYTINLNELNFNTYNVSITNVATNVLNQNTTSRSIATDGSFKYKENNLTFTFTVPEYSKYVNAEFQYLLEGMQDEWSEWSTRSFINFKNLPSGTYVFKVRAKTGNSMSANVAEYNFTILKPWYATNFAMIIYFILLLISAWLINRSYKNYYHRQKEKLIEENNRLLEIKELENEQELMKIKNQQLEQDFESKNRELAVSTMNLIKKNELLSMIKDDLKKNTEGNERSVKSVITTINKNINEDDTWDMFKEAFNNADKDFLKKVKKAHPLLTPNDLRLCAYLRLNLSSKEIAPLLNISVRSVEIKRYRLRKKMELSHELGLVEYILSI is encoded by the coding sequence ATAAAAAAACTACTCTTTATATGCACTTTGCTGGCAACGCTCGCAGTTAATGCACAGGAACTGCCTCCTATCATTAAGTTTAGTTCGGGTAATTACAATGCCGGAAACCAAAACTGGATGATATCTCAGGATAACAGCCGTTTTATGTACTTTGCTAATAATGAAGGACTGTTAGAATATAATGGAATGTCATGGACCCTTTACCCCTCGCCTAACGAAACTATTGTACGTTCTGTAAAAGTTATAAATAAAAGAATTTATACAGGCTGTTATATGGAGTTTGGCTATTGGGACAGACAGTCAAATGGCTTACTAAAGTACTTCTCACTTAGCAAAGCTGTTAAAAATAAAATTCTTGACGACGAACAGTTTTGGAACATTGCGCAATACGATCGCTGGATTATATTTCAGTCATTAAGCCAGATTTTTGTTTACGACACAAAAGCGAAAAGTTACAACATAATAAAGCCACAATCTGGTGTAAACAAAGTTTTTACAGTTAGCAACAGGATATTGTACCAGACATTTGGAACCGGGCTTTACGAAATAGAAAACGGACGGAGCAGGTTGGTTAGTGCGCATCCTGTTATCATATCAAATAAAATAGTAAATATCTATGAAAGAAACGAAGGCCTTTTGCTTCAGACACAGTTTAACGGATTTTTTGATTACAATGATTCCGGCATAACAAAATGGAATACAGAAGCAGATGCCGAACTTATAAACAGCAGTATTTACAGCGGGCAAATGCTTAGCGATGGCAGCCTCGCTTTAGGCTCTGTATCTAACGGAGTATTTATCCTCGATACCAATGGACGTACGAAGCATCATATAACGCAGAATAAAGGCCTAAGCAACAACACAGCCCTCTCCTTATATGAAGACAAAGACAAAAACCTATGGATTGGCCTTGACAACGGTATTAACTGCATTAACCTTCAGTCTGCGGTGAAGAGTTTTGTAGACGACACCGGCTTTCTTGGAACTGTTTACACTTCAATCCATCATAACGGATTATTATACATAGGAACCAACCAGGGATTGTTTTATAAAACCTACGCAAGTAATGAAGATTTTAAATTTGTAGCCGGAACTAAAGGTCAGGTTTGGTCACTTTACACATATAAAGGCACTTTATTTTGCGGACACGATTCGGGTACCTACACTATAAACGGCAGCAGTTCACAGCATATATTTAATGCTTCCGGAACATGGAAGTTTGAAAGGCATCCATCTAACCCCGATATGCTCTTGCAGGGAAACTATCATGGCATTTCCGTACTCGAAAATACAGGAGGAACTTGGCAGTTTAAAAACTGGATTAAAGGTTTTGATTATTCCAGCCGTTATTTTGAAACAATGGGCAGGAATGATATTTATGTAAGCCACGAATACAAGGGCGTTTTTAGAATTGTTACTGATAATAACTATACTAAAGCCGTTAATTTTATAGCCTACAAATCGCCGACAAAAGGAAAAAACGCAAGCTTAGGGAAATTCAACAATAACATTTATTACGCATCTAAGGATGGTTTCTATAAAGTGAATCAAAAAACAAAGGCTTTTGAAAAGCAGCCTCAGCTATCTAGAGAGTTTCTGAAAGACGATTATACATCGGGTAAGCTCGCTACCGACAACTCAGAAAGATTATGGTTCTTTACTAAAAACTACATCAATTATTTTTCGGCAGGAAAACTCAATTCAGAATTAAAGCATAATATAATACCTATACCTTCTTCGCTCACTAACTCTATGCTGGGCTATGAGAATATAACACAGATAACTCCAAGCATCTATTTAGTAGGCACAACAGATGGCTATTATACTATTAACCTCAACGAACTTAACTTTAATACTTATAACGTTAGCATTACCAATGTTGCCACGAATGTTTTAAACCAAAACACAACTTCGCGATCTATAGCGACTGATGGCAGCTTTAAGTATAAAGAAAACAACCTCACTTTCACATTTACAGTTCCTGAATATAGTAAATATGTAAATGCTGAATTTCAATACCTTTTGGAAGGCATGCAGGACGAATGGAGCGAATGGAGCACAAGGTCTTTCATTAATTTTAAAAATCTGCCATCGGGCACTTATGTATTTAAAGTAAGGGCTAAAACAGGGAATTCTATGTCGGCAAATGTTGCGGAATATAACTTTACAATACTAAAACCCTGGTATGCAACAAACTTTGCGATGATCATATATTTTATCTTACTGCTTATATCTGCTTGGCTTATCAACCGTTCGTACAAAAACTACTACCACAGGCAGAAAGAAAAGCTGATCGAAGAAAACAACAGGCTGCTTGAAATTAAAGAACTGGAAAATGAGCAGGAGCTCATGAAAATTAAGAACCAGCAGCTTGAACAGGATTTTGAAAGCAAAAACAGGGAGCTTGCCGTCTCTACAATGAACCTTATTAAGAAAAATGAACTTTTATCTATGATAAAAGATGACCTTAAGAAGAACACCGAAGGTAATGAACGCAGCGTGAAATCTGTAATAACCACCATTAATAAAAATATAAACGAGGATGACACCTGGGATATGTTTAAAGAGGCATTTAATAATGCTGATAAAGATTTCCTGAAGAAGGTTAAAAAGGCACATCCGTTATTAACACCAAACGATTTAAGGTTGTGTGCGTACCTTAGGCTTAACCTTTCATCTAAAGAAATCGCGCCGCTACTTAACATTTCTGTTCGCAGTGTTGAGATAAAACGATATCGTTTGCGCAAAAAAATGGAGTTATCCCACGAATTAGGACTTGTTGAGTATATTCTTTCGATATAG